One Nicotiana tomentosiformis chromosome 4, ASM39032v3, whole genome shotgun sequence genomic window carries:
- the LOC104106464 gene encoding two pore potassium channel a-like isoform X3, with protein sequence MGPPLAVMDKGDVEQPLLRGHVNSSIRFNDINSFKRRRTQSSSSTCNISHIPQTNNEELFHSSEFIATERFRLRSVLLFLAAYIGIGAICFFIIRHQIEGKKTNGILDAIYLCIVTMTTVGYGDLVPKSILAKLLACIFVFTGMALVGFVLSKAADSFLERQQILFLKAIKMRKNYSSSNEVLKEVETNIEKYKFLSALALLVALTILGTIFLNQVEDLSLFDAFYCVCATITTLGYGDKSFSTKWGRLFASFWILLSTICLGQLFYSLAELYTEQRRKSMFRWVLTRELTNSDLQAADLDHDSEVSLIKIKSIHQRASPIDEDIFFQPGTKQGRLATNKRSRVRAVETASCRNAG encoded by the exons ATGGGTCCGCCTCTGGCTGTCATGGATAAAGGTGATGTTGAACAACCTCTACTACGAGGCCATGTAAATTCTTCGATTCGATTTAATGATATAAACTCTTTTAAGAGAAGGCGAACACAATCGAGCAGCAGTACTTGTAATATCAGTCATATACCACAGACAAATAATGAGGAACTGTTTCATTCCTCTGAGTTCATTGCTACAGAGAGATTTAGACTCAGGTCTGTACTCTTATTTTTGGCTGCCTATATAGGCATCGGAGCGATTTGCTTCTTCATAATCAGGCATCAAATCGAAGGAAAAAAGACTAATGGAATTCTTGATGCAATATACTTGTGTATTGTTACAATGACTACTGTCGGATATGGTGATCTTGTTCCTAAAAGTATCTTAGCTAAGCTACTCGCGTGTATATTCGTCTTCACGGGCATGGCTCTTGTTGGATTTGTTCTAAGTAAAGCAGCAGATAGTTTTCTTGAGAGACAGCAAATCCTTTTTCTCAAAGCCATAAAAATGAGGAAAAATTATAGCAGTTCAAATGAGGTCCTAAAAGAGGTTGAAACGAACATCGAAAAGTATAAGTTTTTAAGTGCATTGGCACTTCTTGTGGCACTTACTATACTTGGAACAATTTTTTTAAACCAAGTTGAGGATCTGAGTTTGTTTGATGCTTTTTATTGTGTTTGTGCTACTATTACTACTCTGGGATATGGAGATAAGAGCTTTTCGACAAAATGGGGGCGTTTATTTGCTTCGTTTTGGATACTGTTGAGCACGATTTGTTTGGGTCAGTTATTTTACTCCCTTGCTGAATTATACACAGAACAAAGGCGAAAATCTATGTTCAGATGGGTTCTAACTCGGGAGTTGACAAATTCAGATCTGCAGGCTGCAGATCTTGATCATGACAGTGAAGTGAG CTTGATCAAGATCAAATCTATTCATCAAAGAGCTTCTCCGATTGATGAAGACATTTTTTTTCAACCGGGAACAAAACAAGGTCGCCTTGCTACTAATAA gagatcacgggttcgagccgtggaaacagcctcttgcagaaatgcagggtaa
- the LOC104106464 gene encoding two pore potassium channel a-like isoform X1, whose product MGPPLAVMDKGDVEQPLLRGHVNSSIRFNDINSFKRRRTQSSSSTCNISHIPQTNNEELFHSSEFIATERFRLRSVLLFLAAYIGIGAICFFIIRHQIEGKKTNGILDAIYLCIVTMTTVGYGDLVPKSILAKLLACIFVFTGMALVGFVLSKAADSFLERQQILFLKAIKMRKNYSSSNEVLKEVETNIEKYKFLSALALLVALTILGTIFLNQVEDLSLFDAFYCVCATITTLGYGDKSFSTKWGRLFASFWILLSTICLGQLFYSLAELYTEQRRKSMFRWVLTRELTNSDLQAADLDHDSEVSLIKIKSIHQRASPIDEDIFFQPGTKQGDHGFEPWKQPLAEMQGKTAYNRPLWSSPSLDPAHSGSLVHRAALYSYSLVHNTFVCMYGIA is encoded by the exons ATGGGTCCGCCTCTGGCTGTCATGGATAAAGGTGATGTTGAACAACCTCTACTACGAGGCCATGTAAATTCTTCGATTCGATTTAATGATATAAACTCTTTTAAGAGAAGGCGAACACAATCGAGCAGCAGTACTTGTAATATCAGTCATATACCACAGACAAATAATGAGGAACTGTTTCATTCCTCTGAGTTCATTGCTACAGAGAGATTTAGACTCAGGTCTGTACTCTTATTTTTGGCTGCCTATATAGGCATCGGAGCGATTTGCTTCTTCATAATCAGGCATCAAATCGAAGGAAAAAAGACTAATGGAATTCTTGATGCAATATACTTGTGTATTGTTACAATGACTACTGTCGGATATGGTGATCTTGTTCCTAAAAGTATCTTAGCTAAGCTACTCGCGTGTATATTCGTCTTCACGGGCATGGCTCTTGTTGGATTTGTTCTAAGTAAAGCAGCAGATAGTTTTCTTGAGAGACAGCAAATCCTTTTTCTCAAAGCCATAAAAATGAGGAAAAATTATAGCAGTTCAAATGAGGTCCTAAAAGAGGTTGAAACGAACATCGAAAAGTATAAGTTTTTAAGTGCATTGGCACTTCTTGTGGCACTTACTATACTTGGAACAATTTTTTTAAACCAAGTTGAGGATCTGAGTTTGTTTGATGCTTTTTATTGTGTTTGTGCTACTATTACTACTCTGGGATATGGAGATAAGAGCTTTTCGACAAAATGGGGGCGTTTATTTGCTTCGTTTTGGATACTGTTGAGCACGATTTGTTTGGGTCAGTTATTTTACTCCCTTGCTGAATTATACACAGAACAAAGGCGAAAATCTATGTTCAGATGGGTTCTAACTCGGGAGTTGACAAATTCAGATCTGCAGGCTGCAGATCTTGATCATGACAGTGAAGTGAG CTTGATCAAGATCAAATCTATTCATCAAAGAGCTTCTCCGATTGATGAAGACATTTTTTTTCAACCGGGAACAAAACAAG gagatcacgggttcgagccgtggaaacagcctcttgcagaaatgcagggtaagactgcatacaatagacccttatggtcCAGCCCTTCTCTGGACCCCGCACATagtgggagcttagtgcaccgggctgccctttattCGTACTCGCTGGTACACAATACCTTTGTTTGCATGTATGGAATTGCGTAG
- the LOC104106464 gene encoding two pore potassium channel a-like isoform X4 → MGPPLAVMDKGDVEQPLLRGHVNSSIRFNDINSFKRRRTQSSSSTCIGAICFFIIRHQIEGKKTNGILDAIYLCIVTMTTVGYGDLVPKSILAKLLACIFVFTGMALVGFVLSKAADSFLERQQILFLKAIKMRKNYSSSNEVLKEVETNIEKYKFLSALALLVALTILGTIFLNQVEDLSLFDAFYCVCATITTLGYGDKSFSTKWGRLFASFWILLSTICLGQLFYSLAELYTEQRRKSMFRWVLTRELTNSDLQAADLDHDSEVSLIKIKSIHQRASPIDEDIFFQPGTKQGDHGFEPWKQPLAEMQGKTAYNRPLWSSPSLDPAHSGSLVHRAALYSYSLVHNTFVCMYGIA, encoded by the exons ATGGGTCCGCCTCTGGCTGTCATGGATAAAGGTGATGTTGAACAACCTCTACTACGAGGCCATGTAAATTCTTCGATTCGATTTAATGATATAAACTCTTTTAAGAGAAGGCGAACACAATCGAGCAGCAGTACTT GCATCGGAGCGATTTGCTTCTTCATAATCAGGCATCAAATCGAAGGAAAAAAGACTAATGGAATTCTTGATGCAATATACTTGTGTATTGTTACAATGACTACTGTCGGATATGGTGATCTTGTTCCTAAAAGTATCTTAGCTAAGCTACTCGCGTGTATATTCGTCTTCACGGGCATGGCTCTTGTTGGATTTGTTCTAAGTAAAGCAGCAGATAGTTTTCTTGAGAGACAGCAAATCCTTTTTCTCAAAGCCATAAAAATGAGGAAAAATTATAGCAGTTCAAATGAGGTCCTAAAAGAGGTTGAAACGAACATCGAAAAGTATAAGTTTTTAAGTGCATTGGCACTTCTTGTGGCACTTACTATACTTGGAACAATTTTTTTAAACCAAGTTGAGGATCTGAGTTTGTTTGATGCTTTTTATTGTGTTTGTGCTACTATTACTACTCTGGGATATGGAGATAAGAGCTTTTCGACAAAATGGGGGCGTTTATTTGCTTCGTTTTGGATACTGTTGAGCACGATTTGTTTGGGTCAGTTATTTTACTCCCTTGCTGAATTATACACAGAACAAAGGCGAAAATCTATGTTCAGATGGGTTCTAACTCGGGAGTTGACAAATTCAGATCTGCAGGCTGCAGATCTTGATCATGACAGTGAAGTGAG CTTGATCAAGATCAAATCTATTCATCAAAGAGCTTCTCCGATTGATGAAGACATTTTTTTTCAACCGGGAACAAAACAAG gagatcacgggttcgagccgtggaaacagcctcttgcagaaatgcagggtaagactgcatacaatagacccttatggtcCAGCCCTTCTCTGGACCCCGCACATagtgggagcttagtgcaccgggctgccctttattCGTACTCGCTGGTACACAATACCTTTGTTTGCATGTATGGAATTGCGTAG
- the LOC104106464 gene encoding two-pore potassium channel 1-like isoform X5, whose product MGPPLAVMDKGDVEQPLLRGHVNSSIRFNDINSFKRRRTQSSSSTCNISHIPQTNNEELFHSSEFIATERFRLRSVLLFLAAYIGIGAICFFIIRHQIEGKKTNGILDAIYLCIVTMTTVGYGDLVPKSILAKLLACIFVFTGMALVGFVLSKAADSFLERQQILFLKAIKMRKNYSSSNEVLKEVETNIEKYKFLSALALLVALTILGTIFLNQVEDLSLFDAFYCVCATITTLGYGDKSFSTKWGRLFASFWILLSTICLGQLFYSLAELYTEQRRKSMFRWVLTRELTNSDLQAADLDHDSEVRSLPVAAGTLQENSVVLHSLFDWRSQQLMVIFC is encoded by the exons ATGGGTCCGCCTCTGGCTGTCATGGATAAAGGTGATGTTGAACAACCTCTACTACGAGGCCATGTAAATTCTTCGATTCGATTTAATGATATAAACTCTTTTAAGAGAAGGCGAACACAATCGAGCAGCAGTACTTGTAATATCAGTCATATACCACAGACAAATAATGAGGAACTGTTTCATTCCTCTGAGTTCATTGCTACAGAGAGATTTAGACTCAGGTCTGTACTCTTATTTTTGGCTGCCTATATAGGCATCGGAGCGATTTGCTTCTTCATAATCAGGCATCAAATCGAAGGAAAAAAGACTAATGGAATTCTTGATGCAATATACTTGTGTATTGTTACAATGACTACTGTCGGATATGGTGATCTTGTTCCTAAAAGTATCTTAGCTAAGCTACTCGCGTGTATATTCGTCTTCACGGGCATGGCTCTTGTTGGATTTGTTCTAAGTAAAGCAGCAGATAGTTTTCTTGAGAGACAGCAAATCCTTTTTCTCAAAGCCATAAAAATGAGGAAAAATTATAGCAGTTCAAATGAGGTCCTAAAAGAGGTTGAAACGAACATCGAAAAGTATAAGTTTTTAAGTGCATTGGCACTTCTTGTGGCACTTACTATACTTGGAACAATTTTTTTAAACCAAGTTGAGGATCTGAGTTTGTTTGATGCTTTTTATTGTGTTTGTGCTACTATTACTACTCTGGGATATGGAGATAAGAGCTTTTCGACAAAATGGGGGCGTTTATTTGCTTCGTTTTGGATACTGTTGAGCACGATTTGTTTGGGTCAGTTATTTTACTCCCTTGCTGAATTATACACAGAACAAAGGCGAAAATCTATGTTCAGATGGGTTCTAACTCGGGAGTTGACAAATTCAGATCTGCAGGCTGCAGATCTTGATCATGACAGTGAAGTGAG AAGTCTTCCAGTTGCTGCTGGTACCCTGCAAGAAAATTCAGTAGTCCTTCACTCTCTTTTTGATTGGAGAAGTCAACAGCTAATGGTGATATTTTGCTGA
- the LOC104106464 gene encoding two pore potassium channel a-like isoform X2, producing MGPPLAVMDKGDVEQPLLRGHVNSSIRFNDINSFKRRRTQSSSSTCNISHIPQTNNEELFHSSEFIATERFRLRSVLLFLAAYIGIGAICFFIIRHQIEGKKTNGILDAIYLCIVTMTTVGYGDLVPKSILAKLLACIFVFTGMALVGFVLSKAADSFLERQQILFLKAIKMRKNYSSSNEVLKEVETNIEKYKFLSALALLVALTILGTIFLNQVEDLSLFDAFYCVCATITTLGYGDKSFSTKWGRLFASFWILLSTICLGQLFYSLAELYTEQRRKSMFRWVLTRELTNSDLQAADLDHDSEVSAAEFIVYKLKELGKITEEDISVVMESFKMLDVDHSGTLTEKDIALLHSSRSKS from the exons ATGGGTCCGCCTCTGGCTGTCATGGATAAAGGTGATGTTGAACAACCTCTACTACGAGGCCATGTAAATTCTTCGATTCGATTTAATGATATAAACTCTTTTAAGAGAAGGCGAACACAATCGAGCAGCAGTACTTGTAATATCAGTCATATACCACAGACAAATAATGAGGAACTGTTTCATTCCTCTGAGTTCATTGCTACAGAGAGATTTAGACTCAGGTCTGTACTCTTATTTTTGGCTGCCTATATAGGCATCGGAGCGATTTGCTTCTTCATAATCAGGCATCAAATCGAAGGAAAAAAGACTAATGGAATTCTTGATGCAATATACTTGTGTATTGTTACAATGACTACTGTCGGATATGGTGATCTTGTTCCTAAAAGTATCTTAGCTAAGCTACTCGCGTGTATATTCGTCTTCACGGGCATGGCTCTTGTTGGATTTGTTCTAAGTAAAGCAGCAGATAGTTTTCTTGAGAGACAGCAAATCCTTTTTCTCAAAGCCATAAAAATGAGGAAAAATTATAGCAGTTCAAATGAGGTCCTAAAAGAGGTTGAAACGAACATCGAAAAGTATAAGTTTTTAAGTGCATTGGCACTTCTTGTGGCACTTACTATACTTGGAACAATTTTTTTAAACCAAGTTGAGGATCTGAGTTTGTTTGATGCTTTTTATTGTGTTTGTGCTACTATTACTACTCTGGGATATGGAGATAAGAGCTTTTCGACAAAATGGGGGCGTTTATTTGCTTCGTTTTGGATACTGTTGAGCACGATTTGTTTGGGTCAGTTATTTTACTCCCTTGCTGAATTATACACAGAACAAAGGCGAAAATCTATGTTCAGATGGGTTCTAACTCGGGAGTTGACAAATTCAGATCTGCAGGCTGCAGATCTTGATCATGACAGTGAAGTGAG TGCTGCAGAATTTATTGTCTATAAACTTAAAGAGTTGGGGAAGATAACTGAGGAAGATATTTCTGTAGTAATGGAGAGCTTCAAAATGCTTGATGTTGATCATTCAGGCACATTGACTGAAAAGGATATTGCATTATTACACTCGTCTCGATCCAAAAGTTGA
- the LOC104106464 gene encoding two-pore potassium channel 1-like isoform X6, whose translation MGPPLAVMDKGDVEQPLLRGHVNSSIRFNDINSFKRRRTQSSSSTCNISHIPQTNNEELFHSSEFIATERFRLRSVLLFLAAYIGIGAICFFIIRHQIEGKKTNGILDAIYLCIVTMTTVGYGDLVPKSILAKLLACIFVFTGMALVGFVLSKAADSFLERQQILFLKAIKMRKNYSSSNEVLKEVETNIEKYKFLSALALLVALTILGTIFLNQVEDLSLFDAFYCVCATITTLGYGDKSFSTKWGRLFASFWILLSTICLGQLFYSLAELYTEQRRKSMFRWVLTRELTNSDLQAADLDHDSEVSLA comes from the exons ATGGGTCCGCCTCTGGCTGTCATGGATAAAGGTGATGTTGAACAACCTCTACTACGAGGCCATGTAAATTCTTCGATTCGATTTAATGATATAAACTCTTTTAAGAGAAGGCGAACACAATCGAGCAGCAGTACTTGTAATATCAGTCATATACCACAGACAAATAATGAGGAACTGTTTCATTCCTCTGAGTTCATTGCTACAGAGAGATTTAGACTCAGGTCTGTACTCTTATTTTTGGCTGCCTATATAGGCATCGGAGCGATTTGCTTCTTCATAATCAGGCATCAAATCGAAGGAAAAAAGACTAATGGAATTCTTGATGCAATATACTTGTGTATTGTTACAATGACTACTGTCGGATATGGTGATCTTGTTCCTAAAAGTATCTTAGCTAAGCTACTCGCGTGTATATTCGTCTTCACGGGCATGGCTCTTGTTGGATTTGTTCTAAGTAAAGCAGCAGATAGTTTTCTTGAGAGACAGCAAATCCTTTTTCTCAAAGCCATAAAAATGAGGAAAAATTATAGCAGTTCAAATGAGGTCCTAAAAGAGGTTGAAACGAACATCGAAAAGTATAAGTTTTTAAGTGCATTGGCACTTCTTGTGGCACTTACTATACTTGGAACAATTTTTTTAAACCAAGTTGAGGATCTGAGTTTGTTTGATGCTTTTTATTGTGTTTGTGCTACTATTACTACTCTGGGATATGGAGATAAGAGCTTTTCGACAAAATGGGGGCGTTTATTTGCTTCGTTTTGGATACTGTTGAGCACGATTTGTTTGGGTCAGTTATTTTACTCCCTTGCTGAATTATACACAGAACAAAGGCGAAAATCTATGTTCAGATGGGTTCTAACTCGGGAGTTGACAAATTCAGATCTGCAGGCTGCAGATCTTGATCATGACAGTGAAGTGAG TTTAGCTTGA
- the LOC104106465 gene encoding microtubule-associated protein 70-5-like: MSGIYELGIEEFFLAHPDPVILELNNLQNQLKEKDRELVASQSEIKALKATEVLKDKAVEELGNEFQRLEGKLKISETLLDQKNLDIKRLANEKKEALAAQYAAEATLRRVYADQKDDDSPPLESIIAPLEAEIKMYKNEIAALQEDKRALDRHTKSKEEALLEAEMILKSALERALIVEEIQNQNFELRRQIEIFQEETKILDKTNRQKILEVEKLSQTIIELEEAILAGGAAANRLRDYKRQISEFQEEKRTLERELARVKVSANRVATVVANEWKDENDKVMPVKQWLEERRLLQAEMQRLKDKLTISKRTAKAEAQLKDKLKLRLKTLEEGLKQALNVSVNPNRNHGSTKIQKTKHFFGVLSSNTGIKKRSTSQPRVSTISRNTKQENTDQRSDDASGEMKQVISLKKKTLWDSRDKNVDNVGKENAEMNSKEITHAQKIKNPGDDKEENKTGRSMESDNDDIVSGFLYDRLQKEVICLRKFCETKESALNTKDEEIKMLTKKIETLSKAIEVEARKRKVKQQGQ, encoded by the exons atgtCAGGAATATATGAACTTGGGATTGAAGAATTTTTTCTTGCTCATCCTGATCCTGTTATCTTGGAACTCAATAATTTGCAGAACCAACTCAAAG AGAAAGATCGCGAACTGGTAGCATCGCAAAGTGAAATTAAGGCTCTGAAAGCAACAGAAGTGCTCAAAGACAAGGCTGTTGAAGAG CTCGGAAATGAATTTCAGAGATTGGAGGGAAAGCTGAAAATCAGCGAAACGCTTCTTGACCAAAAG AATCTTGATATCAAACGACTCGCTAATGAGAAAAAAGAGGCACTGGCTGCACAATATGCTGCTGAAGCAACTCTTAGAAGAGTATATGCAGATCAGAAGGACGACGATTCTCCTCCTCTCGAGTCCATTATTGCTCCTCTCGAGGCAGAGATTAAGATGTATAAGAATGAG ATTGCAGCATTACAGGAGGATAAAAGGGCTTTGGATCGACACACTAAGTCAAAAGAAGAAGCTTTGCTTGAAGCAGAAATGATACTAAAAAGTGCTTTAGAAAGGGCATTAATAGTAGAGGAGATTCAAAACCAGAACTTTGAACTTAGAAGACAGATTGAAATCTTCCAG GAGGAAACCAAAATACTTGACAAGACGAATCGTCAAAAGATTCTTGAGGTGGAAAAGCTTAGCCAAACCATTATAGAACTCGAGGAGGCAATTCTTGCTGGAGGAGCAGCAGCTAATAGACTTCGTGACTACAAACGACAAATTTCTGAATTTCAA GAGGAGAAGAGGACATTGGAAAGGGAACTAGCAAGAGTTAAGGTTTCAGCAAACCGAGTAGCAACTGTCGTGGCAAACGAGTGGAAAGATGAGAATGACAAAGTTATGCCTGTAAAACAATGGCTAGAAGAGAGAAGGCTGTTGCAG GCTGAGATGCAACGACTGAAAGACAAATTAACCATATCAAAGAGAACAGCCAAGGCAGAAGCACAACTAAAG GATAAGCTGAAACTGAGGCTCAAGACACTCGAAGAAGGCTTGAAACAAGCGCTCAACGTCTCTGTCAATCCCAATAGAAACCATGGATCCACAAAAATTCAAAAGACCAAACACTTTTTTGGTGTTCTGTCAAGCAATACCGGAATAAAGAAGAGATCTACATCACAACCAAGGGTATCCACCATTAGCCGAAACACTAAGCAGGAAAACACGGATCAAAGAAGCGATGATGCTTCTGGAGAAATGAAGCAAGTCATTAGTCTGAAAAAGAAGACCTTATGGGATTCTCGAGATAAGAACGTTGacaatgttggaaaagaaaatgcAGAAATGAACAGCAAAGAAATCACACATGCACAGAAAATCAAGAATCCAGGAGATGACAAAGAAGAAAACAAGACTGGTCGAAGCATGGAGAGCGATAACGATGATATAGTATCAGGTTTTTTGTATGACCGGCTACAGAAAGAAGTTATCTGTTTAAGGAAATTTTGTGAGACAAAAGAGTCTGCTTTGAATACTAAAGATGAAGAAATTAAG ATGCTAACTAAGAAGATCGAGACGCTGTCAAAAGCCATAGAAGTCGAAGCAAGAAAACGAAAAGTTAAGCAACAAGGTCAGTGA
- the LOC104106467 gene encoding protein PYRICULARIA ORYZAE RESISTANCE 21-like codes for MGGDNTEKTTVMVLKVDLQCPCCYKKAKKVLCKMPQVRDQVYDEKANTVTITVVCCSPENIRDKLCCKGGKAIKSIEIKEPGKPKVPEKPKDPEKPKGPEKPKEPEKPKGPEKPKDKPKEPEKGKTVTFEKPKEPEKPKDKTKEPEKPKDKAKDTEKPKQEKPTIIDKPKQKDPEKPKDGPTTAMVATPWVSEPVMMMPVQGYPQAAHGCGCGQCYYTGGPCYQYYGTPVPQALAPTPYYGNYSYGYGPGSGPSGYGKGPYVNSEYFSEENATGCTIM; via the exons ATGGGTGGTGACAACACTGAGAAG ACCACCGTAATGGTGCTCAAGGTTGATCTTCAGTGCCCTTGTTGTTACAAGAAGGCCAAGAAAGTTCTCTGCAAAATGCCTC AAGTTAGAGACCAAGTGTATGATGAGAAGGCCAATACTGTCACCATTACTGTAGTATGTTGCAGTCCTGAAAACATTCGTGACAAATTGTGTTGTAAAGGAGGAAAAGCAATCAAGAGTATTGAGATCAAAGAACCTGGAAAGCCCAAAGTTCCTGAAAAGCCCAAGGACCCCGAGAAACCCAAAGGGCCTGAAAAGCCCAAGGAGCCTGAGAAACCCAAAGGGCCTGAAAAGCCCAAAGACAAGCCCAAGGAGCCTGAGAAAGGTAAGACTGTCACCTTTGAAAAGCCCAAGGAGCCCGAGAAGCCCAAGGACAAAACGAAAGAGCCCGAAAAGCCGAAAGACAAAGCAAAAGATACCGAGAAGCCGAAACAAGAAAAGCCGACCATAATTGACAAGCCCAAACAAAAAGATCCCGAGAAGCCCAAAGACGGTCCTACAACTGCAATGGTAGCAACACCGTGGGTATCAGAGCCGGTGATGATGATGCCGGTCCAGGGATACCCACAGGCGGCACATGGATGCGGTTGCGGCCAATGTTATTATACCGGAGGCCCATGTTATCAGTATTATGGAACACCAGTACCACAGGCCCTGGCCCCGACCCCATATTACGGTAACTACTCATATGGGTATGGGCCTGGATCAGGCCCATCTGGTTACGGAAAGGGCCCTTATGTTAACAGTGAATACTTTAGTGAAGAAAATGCTACAGGTTGCACAATTATGTAA